CCCGGCCACTGACCGCGGCCACGACCCGCGCCCAGGCCAGGTGGAAGACCGTGGCCGGACTCACACCGAACGAGCGCGCCACCTTCCGTACACGAAAGGCCAGTTCCGCGTCGACCGGCACCTGCTCCTGCTTCGCGTCCGTGCCGTCTCCGCGCACGTCCAGGAGCCCGAACGGGGCCGTGGCCTCCTCCACGTCACCGAGCAGCCCGGCGAAGTAGCGCTCGTGCTCCTCCTGCGCCACACCGAGGCGGGCCTGCGCCACGAAGTCGCGGAACGGCAGCGGCTCGGGCAGCTCGCCGCCCCGATCCGACATGAAGGCCCGCAACTCCTGAAGGAGCACCTCCTGCGTGGTGTGATCCCTCACCAGGTGGTGGATGCGCAGCAGTGCGTACCACTGGCCGTCGATCGGTTCATCGGCCGTGTGCACGTCGAGGAGCGGTGCGCGGCCCAGGTCCATCGGCCCCGTTCCGACGGCGAGCATGCGCTGCACGACATCGGCATCGGCATCGCCTCGCGGATCGAGCAGAGCCTCCTCGACCGGCAGCGTGGCGCGGCGCTGCACCACCTGGACCGGCTCGCGCAGCCCCTCCCACACGATCGCCGTGCGGTAGATGTCGTGCCGGTCCACCACCTGCTGCAACGCGGCCAGGAAGCCGTCCAGGCGCCGCCGCGAGTCGAAGCCCAGCACCAAGGGCATCGCGTACACGTCGGCGCTCTGCTGATCGCTCATCAGGTGGTGGAAGAAGATGCCTTCCTGGAGCGGGGCGAGCGGATAGACGTCCGCGATGTTGGACGCGCCTCCGTCCACCTGCTCGACGAGCCGCGCGATCTCGGCCGTGTCCAGGTCCACCAGCGGCAGCATCTCCGGAGTGATCTCCGTGGCTCCCTCGGGGATCAGGTTCGGCGGCACCGCGAACGTCTCGGCGTCCGCCACCCGCGCGAGACCGGAGGGGGTCGGCGTCTCGAAGAACGCCTGGACCGAGACCGGCACCCCCCGCTCCCGCAGGGCCGCCACCAGCCGGACCGCGAGCAGCGAGTGCCCGCCCAGCCGGAAGAAGTCACCGTCGGCGTCGACGCTGTCCAGGCCGAGCACCTCGGCGAACGTACGGCACAGGATCTCCTCCCGTACCGTGGCCGGCCCCCGTCCACTGCCTGACACCGCGGTGAAGTCGGGGGCGGGCAGCGCTTCGCGGTCGAGCTTGCCGTTACTGGTCAGCGGCAGTTCGTCGAGGACCACGACCGCCGACGGCACCATGTGCTGAGGCAGCCGATCCGCCATGAACTCACCGAGCACAGCTGTCAGTTGAGCGCTGTCCTGCCCGCCAGCCGACACCACGTACGCCACCAGACGGGCGTCCCCCGGTACGTCCTCCCGCGCCACGACCGCCGCCCGGGCAACACCCGGATAAGCAGTCACTACGGCATGGACCTCGCCGGGCTCCACCCGGAAACCACGAATCTTCACCTGGTCATCCGCACGGCCCGCGAACACCAACTGACCACCCGACGTCCAGCGGGCCCGGTCCCCGGTCCGGTACATCCGCTCACCCGAGCCGCCGTACGGGCACGCCACAAACCGCTCCGCCGTCAGACCGGCCTGGCCCACATATCCACGCGCCAACTGCGCACCAGCCACGTACAGTTCACCGGTCACACCCGGCGCCACCGGGTGGAGCGCATCGTCCAGCACATAGAAACGGGTGTTGGCGACCGGCGACCCGACCGGCACCACACCGGACGCCACCGTCTCCTCGGTCAGACGTGTCGTCGCGACACCGATGGTCGTCTCGGTCGGACCGTAGTGGTTGAACACCTCTCGGTCCCCGGCCGCCGCCAGCAACTCCCCGACCAACTGCGGGGAAGCCGCCTCACCACCCAGCACCAGCGACTTCGCCGGCAGCACCGCACCCACACCCAACGCCGCCACATGCGACGGCACCGCCTTCAGATAGTCAATCCGCTGCTCGGCCAGATAGCGCGCCACCGCCACCGGATCGGTGACCGCCTCCTCCTCCAGGAAGTGCAGCTCACCCCCGGTGGTCAGACTCGCGAACACCACCGTGTTGCCCAGGTCGGTCGCCTGCCCCTGCAACACCGCATACCGGCCACCCGGCACACCAAAACCCACCCGACCCGGCACCGACGACACGTAGTTCGCCAACGCCCCGTGCGAAACCGCCACACCCTTCGGCCGCCCCGTCGACCCCGACGTATAAATCACATACGCCAGCTCGGCCCCACCCACCGGCACGTCAGGTGCCGTTTCCGGCGCCGCCCTCACCACACCGGCAACCCCTGGATCAGCCAGGTCGATCACCCGCGGGCCCGGCAGGTCCGAAGCGCCGAGGACCAGCTCCGCCCGGCTGTCCGCGAGGATGAAGGCGATCCGTTCCACCGGATGTGCCGGGTCCAACGGCACATAGGCCGCGCCCGCCTTCCACACCCCCAGAATCGCCGCGACCATCGCGACACCTCGCGGCAGACACACCCCCACCACCGACCCACGCCCCACACCCTGCGCCCGCAGGTAGTGCGCGAGCCGATTCGCCCGCACCTCCAACTCCGCGTACGACACCGCGCAACCGTCCGACACCACCGCCACCGCATCCGGCGTCCGGACCACCTGCGCCTCGAACAGACCCGGGACCAAGGTCTCGGGAAGCGCGACGGTCGTCCGGTTCCAGGTGTCGAGGACGAGTTCACGCTCGGCCGGGTCGAGGACGTCCACCGAGCCGGCCTTCGCCCGGGAGTCCGCGGCCATGGCTGTCAGGACCCGCGTCAGGCAGCCCACGATGCGCCGTGCCGTCGCCGGATCGAAGAGGTCCGCCGCCACTCTCAGCACTCCGCGGATCCCGGCCGGTTCGCCCTGCGCGTCGAATGTCTCGCCCGCGTTCAACCACAGGTCGTAGCGGGCCGCCGAGCTGCCGGGCAGCAGTTCGGCGACCTGGATCCCGGCCAGCTTCAGCAGCGCGCCCGCGCCGCCGATCGCCGGACCGCTGTGCGCGTTCTGCAGCGTGAACATCGTTTGGAAGAGGGGGTGTTGGCCGAGGGAACGGGCCGGGGCCAGTTCCTCCACAAGGCGGTCGAAGGGCACTTCCTGGTTCCCGAACGCCGCCAGCGCACTCCCGCGTACCCGTTCCAGCACCTCGGCGAAGGTCGGGTCGCCGGACAGATCGGTGCGGATGACCACGGTGTTGACGAAGAAGCCGACCAGGTCGTTCAGCGCCTCGTCGGTGCGTCCCGCCATGGGTGAGCCGATCGGGATGTCCGTTCCCGCTCCCAGCTCGGACAGCGTCACAGCCAGGCCGGCCTGGAGCACCATGAACAGGGTCGCCCCGTGCTCACGCGCCAGTTCCGCCAGGCTCCGGTGCAGTTCCGCGGGGAGCAGCACGGTGACGCTGTGGCCGCGGTGACTGGCCGTCGCGGGGCGCGGCCGGTCCGTGGGCAGGGCCAGCTCCTCCGGGACTCCGGACAGTGCCTCGCGCCAGTGCGCCGTCTGCTGGTTCAGCACACTGTGCGGGTCGTCCTCGTCACCGAGCACCTCCCGCTGCCACAGGGTGTAGTCCGCGTACTGCACGGGCAGCGGCTCCCACTCGGGTGCCCGGCTCGCGCGGCGTGCCGTGTACGCGGTCGACAGATCCCGGGCCAGCGGCCCCATCGACCAGTCGTCCCAGGCGATGTGGTGGACGACCAGGACGAGGACGTGCTCGTCCGGGCGTACGGCGAACAGCCAGGCGCGCAGCGGGATTTCCGCCGCGAGGTCGAAGGCGTACGCCGTCGCGCGTGCCACCGCGCCGGCCAGCTCC
The nucleotide sequence above comes from Streptomyces sp. N50. Encoded proteins:
- a CDS encoding non-ribosomal peptide synthetase, with product MIPLSYAQRRLWFLGQLEGPSATYNSRVALRLTGELDHAALEAALRDVIGRHEVLRTVFPAAEGRPYQQVLAMDEVPWNLPVIDVVGTDPPGQRDRGLVEADSLWDRPLTELPQTEMAADLPGTQVSHAELAGAVARATAYAFDLAAEIPLRAWLFAVRPDEHVLVLVVHHIAWDDWSMGPLARDLSTAYTARRASRAPEWEPLPVQYADYTLWQREVLGDEDDPHSVLNQQTAHWREALSGVPEELALPTDRPRPATASHRGHSVTVLLPAELHRSLAELAREHGATLFMVLQAGLAVTLSELGAGTDIPIGSPMAGRTDEALNDLVGFFVNTVVIRTDLSGDPTFAEVLERVRGSALAAFGNQEVPFDRLVEELAPARSLGQHPLFQTMFTLQNAHSGPAIGGAGALLKLAGIQVAELLPGSSAARYDLWLNAGETFDAQGEPAGIRGVLRVAADLFDPATARRIVGCLTRVLTAMAADSRAKAGSVDVLDPAERELVLDTWNRTTVALPETLVPGLFEAQVVRTPDAVAVVSDGCAVSYAELEVRANRLAHYLRAQGVGRGSVVGVCLPRGVAMVAAILGVWKAGAAYVPLDPAHPVERIAFILADSRAELVLGASDLPGPRVIDLADPGVAGVVRAAPETAPDVPVGGAELAYVIYTSGSTGRPKGVAVSHGALANYVSSVPGRVGFGVPGGRYAVLQGQATDLGNTVVFASLTTGGELHFLEEEAVTDPVAVARYLAEQRIDYLKAVPSHVAALGVGAVLPAKSLVLGGEAASPQLVGELLAAAGDREVFNHYGPTETTIGVATTRLTEETVASGVVPVGSPVANTRFYVLDDALHPVAPGVTGELYVAGAQLARGYVGQAGLTAERFVACPYGGSGERMYRTGDRARWTSGGQLVFAGRADDQVKIRGFRVEPGEVHAVVTAYPGVARAAVVAREDVPGDARLVAYVVSAGGQDSAQLTAVLGEFMADRLPQHMVPSAVVVLDELPLTSNGKLDREALPAPDFTAVSGSGRGPATVREEILCRTFAEVLGLDSVDADGDFFRLGGHSLLAVRLVAALRERGVPVSVQAFFETPTPSGLARVADAETFAVPPNLIPEGATEITPEMLPLVDLDTAEIARLVEQVDGGASNIADVYPLAPLQEGIFFHHLMSDQQSADVYAMPLVLGFDSRRRLDGFLAALQQVVDRHDIYRTAIVWEGLREPVQVVQRRATLPVEEALLDPRGDADADVVQRMLAVGTGPMDLGRAPLLDVHTADEPIDGQWYALLRIHHLVRDHTTQEVLLQELRAFMSDRGGELPEPLPFRDFVAQARLGVAQEEHERYFAGLLGDVEEATAPFGLLDVRGDGTDAKQEQVPVDAELAFRVRKVARSFGVSPATVFHLAWARVVAAVSGRDDVVFGTVLFGRMNSGAGSDRVSGLFLNTLPMRVRTGDVDVAGALMAVRDQLAELLVHEHAPLALAQRASGVPAGGPLFTSVFNYRHSEDISRPVGGEAATGLEGVRLAYMWDRSNYPLNVSVGDRGTGFEVTVHAVAPADPVRVAGLLETCLANVVGALEETPGTRLARLGVLDAVERRRVVEEWNDTAVPGVGAVLVPELFEAQVARTPDAVAVVSDGRAVSYAELDARANRLAHYLRAQGVGRGSLVGLCLPRGVAMVAAVLGVWKAGAAYVPLDPAYPGERLGFMVADCRAAVLIGTGEVLDELPVGRVRTVDLDDPTVQAALARQPASTPQLGRLSGELAYVMYTSGSTGVPKGVSVTHGGLANYAAWAAGAYGMEEGGGGAALHSSLAFDLTVTSVVVPLISGSAVVVSEAGGAEGLAELVRGSDEFGLVKVVPGHLPLLAELLSAREVQGAARRLIVGGEALPGADVRGWLERVPGSVVVNEYGPTETVVGCCVFEVRAGDQVGQVVPVGRPVANTRLYVLDDRMDPVPVGVAGELYIAGAQLARGYAGRADLTSERFVACPFEAGGRMYRTGDVARWTGDGQLVFLGRADGQVKIRGFRVEPGEVRAVLAAHPRVTQAAVVARQDTPGDTRLVGYVVPDSAAGSAPELGDAVREFTASRLPEHMVPSAVVVLDALPLTVNGKLDRGALPAPEYAGVAGTGRGPVSVQEELLCQAFAEVLGVPEVGVDDDFFALGGQSLLATRLVSRVRTLLGVQPRIRVLFESPTPAGLATWITQQVGSQKKARPAVRPMRHQEEYR